One Triticum dicoccoides isolate Atlit2015 ecotype Zavitan chromosome 5B, WEW_v2.0, whole genome shotgun sequence genomic window carries:
- the LOC119312382 gene encoding nudix hydrolase 16, mitochondrial-like has translation MCDLVARTGRHQQRYEDGRRLVAGCIPFRYRADETSGDEQKKVVEVLMINSQSGPGLLFPKGGWENDETVEQAAAREAIEEAGVRGDIVQFLGFYDFKSKTHQDACCPEGMCRAAVFALHVKEELASWPEQSTRRRTWLTVPEATSQCRYQWMQEALLTGFSEWHDNWSKGGSAGGDPI, from the exons ATGTGCGACCTCGTGGCCCGCACGGGGCGCCACCAGCAGCGGTACGAAGACggccgacggctcgtcgccgg GTGCATACCATTCAGGTATAGAGCTGATGAAACTTCTGGTGATGAACAGAAAAAAGTTGTTGAAGTTCTCATGATAAACTCCCAAAGCGGACCAGGTTTATTATTCCCCAAG GGAGGATGGGAGAACGATGAAACGGTTGAACAAGCagctgctcgagaagctatagaAGAAGCTGGAGTTCGAGGAGATATAGTG CAATTTCTAGGTTTCTACGATTTCAAGAGCAAGACGCATCAGGACGCGTGCTGCCCCGAGGGCATGTGCAGAGCGGCAGTGTTTGCGCTGCACGTGAAGGAGGAGCTGGCCTCATGGCCCGAGCAGAGCACCCGCCGGAGGACCTGGCTGACGGTCCCCGAAGCCACGTCACAATGTCGATACCAGTGGATGCAAGAGGCCTTGCTGACGGGCTTCTCTGAGTGGCATGACAACTGGAGCAAAGGCGGCAGTGCAGGTGGCGACCCAATCTAA